One segment of Acidimicrobiales bacterium DNA contains the following:
- a CDS encoding alcohol dehydrogenase catalytic domain-containing protein → MRAVVCDGVGADLRLVENHPEPVAAPGGTTFSVTACGVCHSDLHVVDGDFPSPLPMVLGHEVTGVHERLGSVMLYAPWGCRSCPQCSDGLEQICADATEAGLFTDGGYAERMRVPDESYLSPLEGLDPYAAAPLACGGLTAYRAVDHGLSTLRDRGQGRGEPPRAMVIGAGGLGQYAIRFLRLLTDAEVVAVDLDPAKQATALQVGAHSSCGPLDDPGTADVVLDFLGADSTMVLAGASVRRQGLVAVVGLFGGRIPFGLGAVPHEARFLSSFWGSRAQMDELLVLARREPSVVQDVEVLGLSQAQEAHNRLRTGDVRGRLVLDPIR, encoded by the coding sequence ATGCGTGCCGTGGTTTGCGATGGGGTGGGTGCCGACTTGCGCCTGGTCGAGAACCACCCGGAGCCCGTGGCAGCTCCGGGCGGTACCACGTTCTCCGTCACTGCCTGCGGCGTCTGTCATAGCGATCTGCACGTGGTCGATGGAGATTTCCCCAGCCCGCTGCCCATGGTTCTGGGACATGAGGTCACCGGCGTCCACGAACGCCTTGGCTCGGTCATGCTCTATGCCCCATGGGGTTGCCGGTCGTGCCCGCAGTGTTCCGATGGGCTTGAGCAGATCTGTGCGGACGCCACTGAGGCTGGCTTGTTCACAGACGGCGGGTACGCCGAGCGGATGCGGGTGCCTGACGAGAGCTATCTGTCTCCGTTGGAAGGCCTCGATCCTTACGCCGCAGCGCCCCTGGCCTGCGGAGGCTTGACCGCCTACCGGGCCGTCGATCATGGACTATCGACGCTGCGCGACAGGGGTCAGGGCCGTGGCGAGCCGCCACGGGCCATGGTCATCGGCGCTGGTGGTCTTGGCCAGTACGCCATCCGCTTCCTGCGCTTACTCACCGATGCCGAGGTGGTGGCCGTCGACTTGGACCCGGCCAAGCAGGCGACGGCGCTGCAGGTGGGAGCCCACTCATCGTGCGGTCCCCTCGACGACCCGGGGACCGCCGACGTGGTTCTCGACTTCCTCGGCGCGGATTCGACAATGGTCTTGGCTGGCGCCTCGGTCCGTCGGCAGGGCCTCGTAGCTGTCGTTGGCTTGTTCGGTGGGCGTATCCCGTTCGGCCTCGGTGCGGTGCCCCATGAAGCCCGGTTCCTCTCCAGCTTTTGGGGCTCGCGGGCCCAGATGGATGAACTCCTGGTCCTCGCCCGACGTGAGCCTTCGGTCGTGCAGGACGTAGAGGTCCTCGGCCTGTCCCAGGCCCAGGAGGCTCATAACCGCCTCCGGACCGGCGATGTGCGGGGCCGCCTCGTCCTCGATCCGATCCGATGA
- a CDS encoding cytochrome P450 → MVEAMVDRPASPADIANPAVYLDGIPHAGFTAIRETEGLVWHSYGATDASGFWAVTRHAEVREVSKNPEVFSSAIGHTNLWDLEADALEARRSLIDSDAPDHTRLRRVVSRVFTPKATRSWEDTTRRIATELVDGFVERGGGDWVDLVAAPLPIRVILAILGVPEEDADYLVELTDHLVEGTGDRPSLPDDAYGNVTPVRLLPFNSPASHALFEYGEKMRGLRLAEPADDLVTGLVQAEADGERLTPAEYRNFFQLLVFAGNETTRTAIVHGGMAFADHPEQWEAMVSDPGLVVTTAVDEVIRWSTPVLHMRRTASRDTELAGTPIAAGDKVVMWYAAANRDPDAFCDPFQFDVARTDNPHFAFGGGGPHFCLGAFLARMEIQVLLEEMVKRGVSLERRGEPERIASNFVHGVASVDLAVA, encoded by the coding sequence ATGGTGGAAGCGATGGTGGATCGACCGGCTAGCCCGGCTGACATCGCCAACCCGGCGGTCTACTTGGATGGCATTCCGCACGCCGGATTTACGGCAATCCGGGAGACTGAGGGCCTGGTGTGGCACTCCTATGGTGCTACCGATGCCAGTGGCTTCTGGGCTGTCACGCGTCATGCCGAGGTGCGTGAGGTGTCAAAAAACCCAGAGGTCTTTTCCTCGGCGATCGGCCATACCAACCTCTGGGACCTGGAGGCTGATGCGCTTGAGGCCCGTCGGTCGCTGATTGATTCCGATGCTCCCGATCACACCCGTCTGCGACGAGTCGTGTCTCGGGTGTTCACTCCGAAGGCCACCCGGTCGTGGGAGGACACGACCCGCCGTATTGCCACCGAATTGGTCGACGGGTTTGTCGAACGAGGTGGTGGTGATTGGGTGGATCTGGTGGCAGCACCGCTCCCTATTCGGGTGATTCTGGCCATCCTTGGGGTACCTGAAGAGGACGCTGACTACCTAGTGGAGCTCACCGATCACTTGGTGGAGGGGACGGGCGATCGCCCGTCCCTACCGGATGATGCCTATGGCAATGTCACGCCGGTTCGCCTTCTTCCGTTCAACAGCCCAGCCAGCCATGCTCTCTTCGAGTACGGAGAGAAGATGCGTGGACTGCGCCTTGCTGAGCCAGCCGACGACCTGGTAACCGGACTGGTGCAGGCCGAGGCTGACGGTGAGCGCCTTACGCCGGCCGAGTACAGGAACTTCTTCCAACTTCTGGTTTTCGCCGGTAATGAGACCACCCGGACGGCCATCGTCCACGGGGGCATGGCCTTCGCCGACCACCCTGAACAGTGGGAGGCAATGGTCTCCGACCCTGGCCTCGTGGTGACGACGGCGGTCGACGAGGTGATTCGGTGGTCCACACCGGTCCTGCACATGCGCCGGACGGCTAGCCGGGACACAGAGTTGGCGGGAACCCCGATCGCCGCGGGCGACAAGGTTGTCATGTGGTACGCGGCGGCCAACCGGGATCCGGATGCATTCTGCGACCCCTTCCAATTCGACGTAGCCCGAACTGACAACCCACATTTCGCCTTCGGTGGAGGTGGCCCCCATTTCTGCCTTGGCGCCTTTCTCGCTCGGATGGAGATTCAGGTGCTCTTGGAGGAGATGGTGAAGAGGGGGGTGTCGCTCGAGCGTCGGGGTGAGCCGGAGCGAATCGCCTCAAACTTCGTCCACGGCGTGGCCTCGGTCGACCTGGCGGTGGCGTAA
- a CDS encoding acyl-CoA dehydrogenase family protein, with product MIAGAQPVGRDDLDLIRIEVQRLADRYGCDYWRGLEPDRYPEEFVADLTAHGWLGALIPEEYGGGGLDLTGASVVLEEVSASGGNPAACHAQMYVMGTLLRHGSEEQKRRYLPRIASGELRLQAFGVTEPAAGSDTGSIRTRAVRDGDTWQVNGQKIWTSRALHSDLMLLLARTTPSSECERHTDGLSVFLVEMRDAAGDLVPGLTINPIPTMMNHSTTEVFFDEVVLPADALVGTEGMGFRHVLDGMNAERILIAAECIGDGRFFLERASAYASERVVFGRPIGANQGVQFPLARAYADLQAADLMRYRAAELFDAGQPCAAEANMAKLLASEASWSAGNAALDTHGGFGFAVEYDIERKLRETRLYKVAPISNNLVLTFLGEKVLGMPRSY from the coding sequence CCTGGACCTCATACGCATCGAAGTTCAACGCTTGGCCGATCGATACGGGTGTGACTATTGGCGCGGCCTTGAACCCGACCGGTACCCGGAGGAGTTTGTCGCTGACCTGACCGCTCACGGCTGGTTGGGGGCCCTCATCCCCGAGGAATACGGCGGTGGCGGCCTTGACCTCACCGGCGCCTCGGTGGTCCTCGAGGAAGTTTCGGCCAGCGGCGGCAACCCAGCTGCCTGCCATGCCCAGATGTACGTCATGGGCACCCTGCTGCGCCACGGATCCGAGGAACAGAAGCGGCGATATCTACCCCGGATCGCCTCGGGCGAACTACGGCTCCAGGCCTTCGGCGTCACTGAGCCGGCAGCAGGGTCCGACACTGGCAGTATTCGGACCCGTGCCGTACGTGACGGTGACACGTGGCAGGTGAACGGACAGAAGATCTGGACCAGTCGGGCGCTCCATTCTGACCTGATGCTGTTGCTGGCTCGGACTACACCGTCCAGCGAGTGTGAACGCCACACTGATGGGCTGTCGGTGTTCCTCGTAGAGATGCGTGACGCCGCCGGCGACCTCGTCCCGGGACTCACCATCAATCCGATTCCCACGATGATGAACCACAGCACCACGGAGGTGTTCTTCGACGAAGTGGTGCTCCCCGCTGATGCCCTCGTCGGGACCGAGGGGATGGGGTTCCGCCACGTGCTTGATGGTATGAACGCTGAGCGAATCTTGATCGCAGCGGAGTGCATTGGTGACGGCAGGTTCTTCCTTGAACGGGCCTCCGCCTACGCCTCGGAACGGGTGGTATTCGGTCGTCCCATCGGCGCCAATCAGGGCGTGCAGTTCCCTCTTGCCCGGGCATACGCCGACCTGCAGGCCGCCGACCTCATGCGCTATCGAGCAGCCGAGTTGTTCGACGCCGGTCAGCCCTGCGCGGCCGAGGCAAACATGGCCAAACTGCTGGCTTCAGAAGCATCGTGGTCAGCAGGCAATGCGGCCTTGGACACTCACGGTGGGTTCGGCTTCGCTGTCGAATACGACATCGAACGCAAGCTGCGGGAAACTCGGCTCTACAAGGTCGCCCCCATCAGCAACAACTTGGTCCTCACCTTTCTTGGCGAGAAGGTTCTGGGTATGCCGAGGAGCTACTGA
- a CDS encoding glutamine synthetase family protein, with protein MIEMTNDAFRTRCEEADIHTVEVAIGDTYGHLRGKRVPVDRYFAEVEESGASIADAVFILNVCDELIDHEIVNMDNGFLDTRIVPDPASARLLTHRPGYALVFCDSFDEHGEPHVLAPRAVLAAQIERCRALGLDPVVATEPEFYMCTIADDGTWVPVRPHIKYSSLTDAPDLEQVLAAMRSGLAGAGLAVESSNQEYGPSQIEVNHGPADAMRAAEDCILYRSIVKQVAEQHGMRATFMPKPFTEESGSGLHVHTSLRSDDGGNAFADSAGAPNDLMGRWVAGILEHAPALTLLGGPTANGPRRIRPYTFAPTHVHWGLDNRTVLARCIVEAGSAANRVEFRSAGADANPYLLIAGILAAGCDGIERSLELPPMSEGDMYTEPGDCAPLATDLTGSIEAFEGSGLASMLGEEFSRSFVSLAREEERLVAENNPDPDEVNDWERARYLEFS; from the coding sequence ATGATCGAGATGACCAATGATGCCTTTCGAACCAGATGCGAAGAGGCCGACATTCACACTGTAGAAGTGGCCATCGGCGACACCTATGGCCACTTACGGGGCAAGCGCGTGCCCGTGGACCGCTATTTCGCCGAGGTGGAGGAGAGTGGCGCCTCGATCGCCGATGCTGTGTTCATCCTCAACGTGTGCGACGAGTTGATCGACCACGAGATAGTCAATATGGACAACGGCTTTCTCGACACCCGGATCGTCCCTGACCCGGCGTCGGCCCGCCTCTTGACCCACCGTCCCGGTTATGCCTTGGTGTTTTGCGACAGTTTCGACGAACACGGCGAACCACACGTGCTTGCGCCCCGGGCTGTGCTCGCTGCCCAGATCGAGCGGTGTCGTGCCCTCGGTTTGGATCCGGTGGTCGCCACCGAGCCTGAGTTCTACATGTGCACGATTGCCGACGACGGCACGTGGGTGCCGGTGCGGCCCCACATCAAGTACAGCTCGCTGACCGATGCCCCTGACTTGGAGCAGGTGCTGGCCGCCATGCGTTCCGGCCTAGCTGGTGCCGGTCTGGCTGTTGAATCGTCCAACCAGGAGTATGGACCCAGCCAGATTGAGGTCAACCATGGTCCAGCCGACGCGATGCGGGCCGCCGAGGACTGCATTCTCTACCGTTCCATCGTCAAGCAGGTGGCTGAGCAGCACGGGATGCGGGCCACGTTCATGCCCAAGCCGTTCACTGAGGAATCGGGCTCCGGGCTCCACGTCCATACCAGCCTCCGGTCCGACGACGGGGGCAATGCCTTTGCTGATAGTGCTGGTGCACCCAACGATCTCATGGGCCGGTGGGTGGCCGGCATCCTCGAGCATGCCCCAGCACTCACGTTGCTGGGAGGGCCGACTGCCAACGGACCTCGACGAATTCGGCCGTATACGTTTGCTCCCACCCACGTGCATTGGGGGCTGGACAATCGGACCGTTCTGGCACGTTGCATCGTGGAGGCCGGATCAGCCGCGAACCGGGTCGAGTTCCGCTCGGCGGGAGCCGATGCCAACCCGTACCTGCTGATCGCCGGGATCCTGGCCGCTGGCTGCGATGGCATTGAACGCTCGCTGGAGTTGCCGCCCATGTCCGAGGGCGACATGTACACGGAACCGGGCGACTGTGCACCGCTAGCCACTGATCTCACAGGCTCTATAGAGGCCTTCGAGGGCAGCGGCTTGGCGTCGATGCTGGGCGAAGAGTTCTCGCGCAGCTTCGTGAGCTTGGCTCGCGAGGAGGAACGCTTGGTCGCCGAGAACAACCCCGATCCCGACGAAGTCAATGACTGGGAACGTGCCCGGTACCTCGAGTTCAGCTGA
- a CDS encoding cytochrome P450: MTAVTLPDLADPATYDRGIPHGAFADLRATSGLVRNPDGPWGSGFWSVTRLDDLVSVSRDPQTFSSAVGHIQIYDVDEDVIDARASMIDLDPPIHTRLRRLVSSAFTPKHVQNYVGDVRRRIGARLDALEAAGGGDWVAEVAAPIPIGVICALMGVPEADQDLMIEMTDHLVEGTSSAELDPGAYGNTRPLRELPFNSPAAFGVEEYARRARRDRLANPTDDLLTQLAHAEVDGERLSETEYARFFQLMIFAGNETTRSAMAHLALHLADHAGQFDRVRSDEGLLEGAAEEVVRHASPILYFRRTATVDTVLAGTEVRAGDKVVMWYASANFDEAHFDDPLDFEVGRPRVPGHVAFGGGGAHFCLGASLARIELVELVAEVMRRDLSMRVVGEPEMVSSNFVNGIQSLTVELLGAR, translated from the coding sequence ATGACCGCGGTGACCCTTCCGGATCTGGCCGATCCGGCAACCTACGACCGCGGCATCCCCCACGGGGCATTTGCCGACCTGCGAGCCACTTCCGGCCTCGTACGCAACCCGGACGGACCGTGGGGATCGGGCTTCTGGTCGGTGACCCGCCTCGACGACCTCGTCTCGGTGTCTCGCGATCCACAGACTTTTTCATCGGCGGTCGGCCACATTCAGATCTACGACGTGGACGAGGACGTCATCGACGCTCGGGCCTCGATGATTGACCTTGACCCTCCCATCCACACCCGGTTACGACGCCTCGTCAGTTCGGCATTCACTCCAAAACACGTCCAGAACTACGTCGGCGACGTGAGGCGCCGGATCGGTGCGCGTCTCGACGCCCTGGAGGCCGCCGGTGGTGGGGACTGGGTGGCTGAGGTCGCCGCACCGATTCCTATCGGGGTGATCTGTGCGCTTATGGGAGTGCCCGAGGCCGACCAAGACCTGATGATCGAGATGACGGACCACCTAGTGGAGGGGACGTCGTCAGCCGAGTTGGATCCAGGTGCGTACGGCAACACCAGGCCGTTGCGCGAGTTGCCATTCAATAGTCCAGCGGCGTTCGGTGTCGAGGAGTACGCCCGTCGCGCGCGGCGCGACCGTCTGGCCAACCCCACCGACGACCTACTCACCCAGCTGGCACATGCGGAGGTCGACGGTGAGCGACTGAGCGAGACCGAGTACGCCCGGTTCTTCCAATTGATGATCTTCGCCGGAAACGAGACAACCCGGTCTGCTATGGCCCATCTCGCCCTCCACCTGGCGGACCATGCCGGCCAGTTCGACCGCGTGCGGAGCGATGAGGGCCTTTTAGAGGGAGCGGCCGAGGAAGTGGTTCGCCACGCTTCACCGATTCTCTACTTCCGGCGTACAGCCACTGTTGACACCGTCCTCGCCGGCACCGAGGTCCGGGCTGGGGACAAAGTGGTCATGTGGTATGCCAGCGCCAACTTCGACGAGGCTCACTTTGACGACCCGCTGGACTTCGAGGTTGGTAGGCCCCGGGTACCCGGGCACGTGGCCTTCGGTGGTGGTGGGGCCCACTTCTGCCTCGGTGCGTCGCTTGCCCGGATCGAGTTGGTCGAGCTGGTAGCCGAGGTAATGCGGCGCGACCTGTCAATGCGGGTGGTCGGCGAGCCGGAGATGGTGTCATCCAACTTCGTGAACGGGATCCAGAGTCTTACCGTCGAGTTACTGGGCGCCCGGTGA
- a CDS encoding ferredoxin, with protein sequence MSLIVDEDRCIGIGQCELLEPEVFQLGDEDAISRVVDSAGLPRVRALEVADRCPSSAISIAEPHGA encoded by the coding sequence GTGAGCCTGATCGTCGACGAGGACCGGTGCATCGGAATCGGCCAGTGTGAACTTTTGGAGCCCGAGGTGTTCCAGCTGGGCGACGAGGACGCGATCTCTCGAGTAGTGGATAGTGCCGGTCTGCCTCGGGTCCGGGCACTTGAGGTGGCGGACAGGTGCCCGAGCTCGGCGATCTCGATCGCTGAGCCGCATGGCGCATGA